CTTATGGACGTGCACCGAGATTCCCGGTGCCGACGACCTCTGGTCGTTTGCGGCGATCACCGACGATCCGCCGCCCGAAGTCGCGGCCGCAGGGCACGACAGGTGTGTGATTCCGCTGAAATCCTCGAACGTCGACGCCTGGCTCGCACCGGATCCAAGCCGGCGCGCGCAGTTGCGCGACATCCTCGCCGACCGCGAGCGGCCGTACTACGAGCACCAGCTCGCTGCGTAAACCCGGGGGTTGGAGGGACGGTTATCTCTGTCATATACTGTACAAACATACAGTATTTTGCGAACCGACCCCATGCACCCCGCTCTCGCCCATCCAGAAGCAATCCATCCGAGTTTATGGCGAGCCAGCCAACTGGCGCGCTCGAGCGTGCGCGGCGTCGACACGGGCCATCCGGAGTTGACGGCCGAACTGCCCGGCGGCGGATGGCCGCCCGGCGCGCTGATCGAACTGCTCGCGCCGCAGCCTGGAATCGGCGAACTCCGGCTGCTGGCGCCGGTGCTCGCGCGCGCGGCCGGCAAGCCGGTCATGCTGATCCAGCCGCCGCATGCGCTGCAACCGCTGGCGCTCGCGTATTGGGGTATCGATCCGTCCGGCTTCGTGATGCTGCCGGCACCGCGCTCGGCCGACGCGCTGTGGGCCGCCGAACAGGCGCTGCGTGCTGGCACGTGCGCCGCCGTGCTGCTCTGGCAGTCGCACGTGCGCGCGGACGCATTGCGGCGGCTCAATCTGGCCGCGCAGAGCGGCCAGGCGCTGTTCTACCTCTTCCGGCCGGCGGCCGCCGCGCGCGACGCGTCGCCGGCGCCATTGCGACTCGCGCTGGCACCCAAGCGCGACGGCGTCGACGTCACGTTCGTGAAGCGCCGCGGGCCTGCACGCGATACGCCGCTGTTCGTTCCCTTGTCCCCCTCGCCGATTCGTCGATTTCGAACATCAGCGTCGCGAAGAGGTCATGCAGTACATCTACCGCAAGTACGGCCGCGATCGCGCAGCGCTGACGGCCGCCGTCACGACGTACCGGCCGCGCAGCGCTTTGCGGGAGGCCGGCAAGGCGCTCGGCGTGGATCCGGCGATCGTCGAACGCGTTGCGAAGCAGCACCACTGGTTCGATTCGCGCGCGGATCTGCTGCAGCGGTTTGCCGAGGCTGGCCTCGACCCCGACGCGCCGCTGAATCAGCAGTGGGCCGCATTTGCCGCGCAGCTGCTCGGCTATCCACGACACCTGTCGCAGCACTCGGGCGGCTTCGTGATCAGCCGCGGCAAGCTCACGCGCCTTGTGCCAGTCCAGAACGCGAAGATGGTGGATCGCTCGATCATCCAGTGGGACAAGGACGACATCGAGGCGCTCGGCATTCTCAAAATCGACGTCCTGGCGCTCGGCATGCTATCGATGGTGCGCCGCGCGCTCGACATGATCTCGGAGAAGCGCGGCGAGACGTTCGAGTTGCAGGACATTCCGGCCGAAGACAAGGCGACCTACGACATGCTGTGCGACGGCGACAGCATGGGCGTGTTCCAGGTCGAATCGCGCGCGCAGATGTCGATGCTGCCGCGACTGCGGCCGCAGTGTTTCTACGACCTGGTGATCGAAGTCGCGATCGTACGGCCGGGCCCCGTGCAAGGCGGGATGGTGCATCCGTTTCTGCGCCGGCGCCAAGGGCTGGAGCCCGTCACGTTTCCATCTGAAGGCATGGAGAAGGCACTGGCGCGCACACTCGGCGTGCCGATCTTCCAGGAGCAGGTCATGCAGGTCGCGATGCTCGCGGCCGGCTTCTCCGCCGGCGAGGCCGACCAACTGCGCCGCGCGATGGCGGCATGGAAGCGCAAGGGTGGACTGGAGCCGTACCACGAGCGTCTGGTGAGCGGCATGCTCGAGCGCGGCTACGATCGCGAGTTCGCCGAGTCGATCTTCGCCCAGATCAAAGGCTTTGGCGAATACGGCTTCCCGGAAAGCCACGCGGCCAGCTTCGCGCTGCTCGTCTACTCGAGTGCATGGCTGCGTCGACACGAACCGGCCGTGTTCCTGGCTGCGCTGCTCAATAGCCAGCCGATGGGCTTTTACACGCCGTCGCAGCTGCTGCAGGACGCGCGGCGCCGCGGCGTTGAAGTGCTGCCCGTCGACGTCAACGTCAGCACATGGGATTCGGCGATCGAAGGGCCGACAACGTCGGCGCCCGTGCGCCTCGGCTTCTCGCTGCTGCGCGGCATGCGCGAGGACGTCGCGAGCCGGATCGAGCTCGCACGCGCGGCGCGGCCATTTGCCGACGTCGCGGATCTGGCGCGTCGCGCCCAGCTTGATCGTAAGCGACTCGGCCCGACCGTTTCCCGATGCTGATTTTGCTGGCGCATGATAGTCGCGTTTAGATTGACGGAGACGGTCAGCTATGCCGAATGCAGCGCGCCCGGCCCATCGCACGTATGCGCGGGCATTCAAACAGCAAGTGATCAGGGAAACGTTGGAACCAGGCATGTCGGTGTCGATCGTCGCGCGGCGGCACGACATCAACGCCAACGTCGTGTTCGGGTGGCGCAAGCAATATCGGGAAGGCAAGCTGGAACTGCCGGGACTCGAAGCTGCGCCGTCGGCCATGACAGGCACGGAGTTGCTGAGCGTTGACGTGATCGATTCGGTGTTGATGCTGCCAGCGCCGCAGCCTACGGGAAACGCGACGTCGAAGGTGACAAGCGGCGTACCGATGCCGACGCCCGTGTGCGAGATCGAGGTGGAGATCGGCAAGCGGCGCGTGAAGATTCGCGGCCTGTCTGCTGAGCGGGCCGAAGCGTTCCTGCAGGAATGCCTGAAGTGATCACATTGCCGGCCGGCACCCGCATCTGGCTTGCTGCGGGCGTCACGGACATGCGCTGCGGCTTCCAGGGGCTTGCCACGAAGGTACAGGCGACGCTCGAGGAGAATCCGTTGTGCGGCCATGTGTTCATCTTCCGCGGACGTCGAGGCGATCTCGTGAAGCTGCTTTGGGCCACCGACGACGGGCTCTGGCTGCTGTCGAAGCGATTGGAACGCGGCCGCTTCATCTGGCCGCAAGCCGATGGCGGCAAGATCTCGCTCACGGTCGCGCAGTTGTCGATGCTTCTCGAAGGCATCGATTGGCGGCAGCCCCGCCGTACGGCACCTCTGTCGATGCTGTAGGTGTTGTAAAACCGCTCGGGAGGCTCGTAAACTCCGGCGCATGCCGAATCTCGACGATCTGCCCGACGATGTCGCTGCACTGAAGGCCATGCTGGCTGAGGCTCGCGCGTCGGCCATCGAACGGGAACTCGAGATCGAACAGCTGCGCCGCGACATCGCCGCAAGCGATCTCGAGATCACACGGTTGAAGCTCCTGATCGACAAGCTCAAGCGAATGCACTTCGGCCGCAAGTCGGAACAACTTGCCCGAGAGATCGAGAAGCTTGAGCTCCGGCTTGAGGATTTGGCCGCAGGCAGCGGTGTCGCCGACGTTCAGCACACAAAGGTCCGACGAGAAAGGTCCACGACTAGCAGCGATCCGGCCGTACGTGAGCCGCTGCCACCGCACCTTACGCGAGAAGATCGCGTGCTCAAACCGGATTCGATCTGCCCCAAGTGTGAAGGTGCTATGCAGTGCCTCGGCGAGGACGTCTCGGAACAGCTCGCCCGTGTTGCGGCGATGTTCAAGGTGATCCGCACGATCCGGCACAAGACGGTCTGTCCGGCCTGCGGCCACATCGCGCAGCCACCGATGCCGGGACTGCCGATCGAGCGCAGTATCGCGCATCCGAGCTTGCTTGCCGACATTCTGGTGTCGAAGTACGCAGATCATGCGCCGCTGTACCGACAATCGGAAATTGCGGCGCGCGACGGGGTGACGCTTGACCGCGCCAGCATGGGTCGCTGGGTCGGACAGTGTGAGGCGCTCTGCCGCCCGCTGACCGACGCGCTGCGCCGGTATACGATGGCGGGCACGAAGTTGCACGCGGACGACACGCCGATCCCCGTGCTCGCGCCAGGCAACAAGAAGACGAAGACCGGGCGACTCTGGGTGTACGTGCGCGACGACAGCCGTTCGGGCTCGACGGAGCCGGCTGCGGTGTGGTTCGCGTACTCGTGCGATCGCAAAGGCATCCATCCTCAGACGCATCTCGCCGGATTCGAAGGCATCCTGCAAGCCGATGCCTACGGCGGCTTCGACGAGTTGTACGTAAGTGGCAAGATCCGCGAGGCTGCTTGTTGGGACCACGCGCGGAGAAAGTACTACGAGATCCACGCGAGCACACCGACGGACGAGACCCAGAAACTGCTCGAGATGATCGGCGAGTTCTACGGCATTGAAACCGACATCCGCGGCAAGCCGCCCGATGAACGGCAGCGCGTGCGGCGTGAGAAAAGCAAGCCGCTGCTGGACGCCTTCGAAACGAGAATCCGGGCCAAGCTCGCGACGCTGTCGCGCAAGTCGGAGCTGGCCGGCGCGATCCAGTACTCGCTGAATCACTGGACTGCGCTGACGCTGTTCTGCGAGGATGGGCAAGCCGAGATCAGCAACGCGTTGGCAGAAAACGCCCTGCGTTGCGTGAGCCTCGGGAGAAAGAACTTCCTGTTCGCTGGTTCCGACAGCGGGGGTGAGCGGGCCGCCGCGATGTACAGCTTGATTGGTGCGTGCAAACTCAATGGCATCAACCCGCGCGCCTATCTGGAATACGTCTTGACCCACATCGCTGATCACGTCATCACCCGCGTCGACGAACTGCTGCCTTGGAATGTGGTCGACAAGCTGACGTCGGTCAGCTCGCATGGCACTGCCTGACTGCTTCATAGATCCAGATAGATCGTGCCCATGATCCACGATCGTGGGCACGATCTCACGTGATCCTCACGGAACTCCCCAAGCTCTCACATCATGCCCCATGCGCGCGCGAATATGGAACTGGTCGCGCCGAGCCGCTTACGCTTGATCGGCACGACCTGCAGGTGCTCGCAGGTGCGAACGCACTTCGCTCGCTCGCCGGCGATAACCGACGCGACGCGCTCTGGCTGGCTGCCGCTGCCGTGCCTGATCGAGATCTGCTGCGCGGCACCGAATGTGACGACGCGGCGCCGGCATTGCCTCGGGCATCGGAGGGTCACGAGATCGTGACGGACTATCGAGCGATGGGCTTCACGCTCGGCCGGCATCCGCTGGCGCTGCTGCGCGATCGCCTCGCGCTGGATCACCTGCAGTCGGCAGAGCAACTGGCGACGTTGCGCAGCGGCCAGCTCGCGCGCGCGTGCGGATTGGTCACGGTGCGGCAGCGGCCGGGCACGGCGAACGGCGTGCTGTTCATGACGCTCGAGGACGAGACCGGCCAGGTCAACGTGATCCTCTGGCCCGGTCTGCTGGAGAAATTTCGGAAGGAGGCGCTCGGCGCCGCGTTGCTCGCGGTCTACGGCGTGTGGCAGGCCGAAGGGAACGTGCGGCATCTGATCGCCAGCAATCTCGTCGACAGGAGCGAGTTGCTCGGTGCACTGCCAACGACGTCAAGGGAGTTTTGCTAACGCTTACGCGTTCTCCATGACGATACTAAAGCGGCGTCTTGTATGCGCTGTGCCAAATCGTGAGGGCACCCCCTAGCTTAGCGCAAGCTTCACCGCGATATTGCACACCGAACCTAAAAGACTCGCGAATCTTTCGGGCCACCCCATGTGATCGACAAGCCATCAGGATTGAAGTCAGCGGCAATTTTTCCCCCGTCATCCTTATAAACCTCCAGCTCGTCGATAAATCCATTTTTCAATATCAATACGAAATTAATATATGGCCCATAATTTCGCACTGTGTCGACATCCTCTTGGACAGCCGTTATCAGAGGTCCGGTCGCGTCACCGTATTTTTTATCACTGCTTGTCACGAGGCGGAGCGATCCCTCTTCATCAATTGGACTTGCGCGTGCAGCTAATATCTGTGCCATTAAGATATCGCCATTCGGCACCCCACAGGTCGCCATCCTGCGCAAGAGGGCGACTTCCAATTGACTCAGCTCTCGAAACTGAGAAATATTCATTCGCAAACTCCCAATGCCCGTCCCACATAGAAATTTAAGTGTTTAATACGGAATCCCAGATGGCCGATAAAAGTACGTTCCAATATTTACATCACCAGACGGTAACGGAAAGACGCGATAAATATAGTTCGGTGTGACGCCCCAAAATGGGCCACCCACATCCCCTATTGGAGGAAGATGGGCGCCGATCTCTGCGCGCGCGGCATCCGGATCGCTTACGTGTCTGTCGCCGTGCCCCCATATATAACTACCCGCAAGTTGAAACGAATCCGTACCTACGATCGTGCCAGTCAATCCGTCCGGGTCGGACCGATTGACCGGGTTGTTTCCGACATATGCATACAGGTTTTGATCATCGCGACTGCCAACAGGGTCGGTCTGGAAGAATCGTCCCAGCCCCGGTGAATAGAACCTCGCTTTATAATAGTACAGTCCGAGCGAACCGATCAGTTGCTGCCCCGTGTAGCGGAACCGCGTGCCACTCGTTGCGTTCGGCTCACCAAACGGACCGTAGGTATAGATTGCCGTTTTGGCCCCCGATGTATTCGCCGTCGCGACGACGCTCCCCAGTTGATCCGTGTAGAACCAATTCTTGTTCGTGGTCCCTGATCCTTCGTACCAAACGAGCGGATTGTCTGCACCGGAACCATGAACATAGCGCCGGAGGATATTGCCCGACGAATCGTATTCGGCGACGAGTTTCGTGTCGTCGTACAGCATGTTCGTCGTGAGACTGCCAAGACCGTTCGGTTCAACAGTCTGGCGCAGGCGACCTTCTGCGTCGTACGCAAGACTCACTGTTGAGAACAATCCAGTAGTACCAGATACGAGGCGATTGTCGAGATCGTAACCATACGACCAACCGCTGTAGCTAGCCACGTTTCCGTTGTTGTCGTACCCGACAGAACCGCCAGCAGCCGTCGTGTAACGATTCAGGCCATCCGCGGTATAACTCTGGCTACCGGTCGTTCCACCGCTCCACTGGTACGCGAGGTTGCTCGGTGTGACGCTGGTTACATCCAGAATTTGATTACGTGCGTATACGAACTGCACCTGGTCGCCCGG
This window of the Burkholderia contaminans genome carries:
- a CDS encoding transposase is translated as MSVSIVARRHDINANVVFGWRKQYREGKLELPGLEAAPSAMTGTELLSVDVIDSVLMLPAPQPTGNATSKVTSGVPMPTPVCEIEVEIGKRRVKIRGLSAERAEAFLQECLK
- the tnpC gene encoding IS66 family transposase, with product MPNLDDLPDDVAALKAMLAEARASAIERELEIEQLRRDIAASDLEITRLKLLIDKLKRMHFGRKSEQLAREIEKLELRLEDLAAGSGVADVQHTKVRRERSTTSSDPAVREPLPPHLTREDRVLKPDSICPKCEGAMQCLGEDVSEQLARVAAMFKVIRTIRHKTVCPACGHIAQPPMPGLPIERSIAHPSLLADILVSKYADHAPLYRQSEIAARDGVTLDRASMGRWVGQCEALCRPLTDALRRYTMAGTKLHADDTPIPVLAPGNKKTKTGRLWVYVRDDSRSGSTEPAAVWFAYSCDRKGIHPQTHLAGFEGILQADAYGGFDELYVSGKIREAACWDHARRKYYEIHASTPTDETQKLLEMIGEFYGIETDIRGKPPDERQRVRREKSKPLLDAFETRIRAKLATLSRKSELAGAIQYSLNHWTALTLFCEDGQAEISNALAENALRCVSLGRKNFLFAGSDSGGERAAAMYSLIGACKLNGINPRAYLEYVLTHIADHVITRVDELLPWNVVDKLTSVSSHGTA
- the tnpB gene encoding IS66 family insertion sequence element accessory protein TnpB (TnpB, as the term is used for proteins encoded by IS66 family insertion elements, is considered an accessory protein, since TnpC, encoded by a neighboring gene, is a DDE family transposase.), which encodes MITLPAGTRIWLAAGVTDMRCGFQGLATKVQATLEENPLCGHVFIFRGRRGDLVKLLWATDDGLWLLSKRLERGRFIWPQADGGKISLTVAQLSMLLEGIDWRQPRRTAPLSML